The following proteins are encoded in a genomic region of Rhodoferax aquaticus:
- the kynU gene encoding kynureninase — MITLQDCQTRDAADPLKGMRELFTIPEGVIYLDGNSLGVMPSTAAARAAEVITQEWGVGLIRSWNTAGWFNLPQRLGNQIAPLIGAGKDEVVVTDTTSINLYKVLSAALNIAAQDAPHRRVIVSERNNFPTDLYIAEGLCKERGYTLKLVEPEEVAASLDQDLAVLMLTHVNYRTGAMHDMAAVTAAAHAAGALVVWDLAHSAGAVPVDLTGAKADFSIGCGYKYLNGGPGAPAFVWVNPQHADRFWQPLSGWWGHAAPFAFTPDYQPAPGITRYLCGTQPIVSLSLLECGLDIFAAAERLGGMAALRTKSLALTDLFIALVEQRCAGYGLGLATPRDHAQRGSQVCLTREYTPEGSGAFAIVQALIARGVIGDFRAGDGKAHKDILRFGFTPLYIGFEDVWNSVEHLRQVLESGEWKLPQFNQKHAVT, encoded by the coding sequence ATGATTACTCTGCAAGACTGCCAAACCCGCGACGCCGCCGACCCTTTGAAGGGCATGCGCGAGCTGTTCACTATTCCTGAAGGCGTGATTTATCTGGACGGCAACTCACTGGGCGTGATGCCCAGCACCGCCGCTGCCCGCGCCGCCGAAGTGATTACCCAAGAGTGGGGCGTGGGCCTCATTCGCTCATGGAACACCGCTGGCTGGTTCAACCTGCCGCAGCGCTTGGGCAACCAAATTGCCCCGCTGATTGGTGCCGGCAAGGACGAAGTGGTGGTCACAGACACCACCTCCATCAACCTGTACAAGGTACTCAGCGCTGCCCTCAACATAGCGGCCCAAGACGCACCCCATCGCCGCGTGATCGTGAGCGAGCGCAACAACTTCCCCACCGACCTCTACATTGCCGAAGGCCTGTGCAAAGAGCGCGGCTACACCTTAAAGCTGGTGGAGCCTGAAGAAGTGGCGGCCTCGCTCGACCAAGACCTGGCCGTGCTCATGCTCACCCATGTGAACTACCGCACGGGCGCCATGCACGACATGGCCGCAGTCACCGCCGCCGCGCACGCAGCGGGTGCGTTGGTGGTGTGGGACCTGGCCCACAGCGCAGGCGCAGTGCCCGTGGACCTGACCGGTGCCAAGGCAGACTTCTCCATCGGGTGCGGCTACAAATACCTCAACGGCGGCCCTGGCGCACCGGCTTTTGTGTGGGTCAACCCCCAACATGCCGATCGCTTTTGGCAGCCCTTGTCCGGCTGGTGGGGGCACGCCGCACCCTTTGCATTCACCCCGGACTACCAACCCGCGCCGGGCATCACGCGCTATTTGTGCGGCACCCAACCCATCGTGAGCTTGTCGCTGCTCGAATGCGGTTTGGACATTTTTGCCGCCGCCGAGCGCCTAGGCGGCATGGCAGCGCTGCGCACCAAGTCGCTGGCACTGACTGACCTGTTTATCGCCTTGGTGGAACAGCGTTGCGCGGGCTATGGCTTGGGCTTGGCTACCCCGCGTGACCACGCGCAGCGCGGCTCGCAAGTGTGTTTGACCCGCGAGTACACGCCCGAAGGTTCAGGCGCCTTTGCCATCGTGCAGGCCCTGATTGCGCGCGGCGTGATTGGTGACTTCCGCGCGGGCGACGGCAAAGCGCACAAAGACATTTTGCGCTTTGGCTTTACCCCGCTGTACATCGGCTTTGAAGATGTGTGGAACAGCGTAGAGCACCTGCGCCAAGTGCTGGAAAGTGGCGAGTGGAAGCTGCCCCAGTTCAACCAAAAACATGCGGTGACCTGA
- a CDS encoding AraC family transcriptional regulator — protein sequence MNKTPPHVFARHPQLPAVEVRTAQNSSACYWTHTHEEYSMGIIDAGQAMYSYGPHTSLIGAGATVLIAPGLAHACNPEPRQAWSYRMMYLQSAWVLSSLGLETAVDANTDAPPFKQALLTTPAIHRRLDRVCKGIALVGNPLALEEELLSVIGSQIQRTRPTADRAQPITPALQRAKDLLLARLEEVVTLDELAQTSGMSAFALLRKFKAAYGQTPHAFQLDQRINLSKRLLKQGMGLAEVAFRLGFADQAHFQRHFKQRHAISPKQYLKSG from the coding sequence ATGAACAAAACACCTCCTCACGTGTTTGCACGCCACCCCCAGTTGCCTGCGGTAGAAGTGCGCACCGCACAAAACTCCAGCGCGTGCTACTGGACGCACACGCACGAGGAATACTCCATGGGCATCATTGACGCGGGGCAGGCCATGTACAGCTATGGGCCTCATACGAGTCTGATTGGCGCGGGCGCCACCGTACTCATCGCGCCCGGCCTCGCCCACGCATGCAATCCGGAGCCTAGGCAAGCTTGGTCCTACCGCATGATGTATCTGCAAAGCGCATGGGTACTGAGCAGCCTAGGGCTTGAAACAGCCGTTGACGCCAACACCGACGCGCCGCCGTTCAAACAGGCCTTGCTAACGACGCCCGCCATCCACAGGCGGCTAGACCGCGTTTGCAAAGGCATCGCCTTGGTAGGCAACCCTTTGGCGCTGGAAGAAGAACTCTTGAGCGTCATCGGCAGTCAGATCCAACGTACACGCCCAACGGCCGACCGCGCACAGCCCATCACCCCGGCTTTGCAGCGCGCCAAAGACTTGCTACTGGCGCGCCTAGAAGAAGTGGTCACGTTGGACGAACTGGCGCAGACAAGCGGAATGAGCGCTTTTGCACTCCTACGCAAATTCAAAGCCGCCTACGGACAAACGCCCCACGCCTTTCAGTTGGACCAACGCATCAACCTATCCAAGCGCCTCTTGAAGCAAGGCATGGGCTTGGCGGAAGTGGCGTTTCGACTAGGCTTTGCAGACCAGGCCCACTTTCAGCGGCATTTCAAGCAACGCCACGCCATCAGTCCAAAGCAGTACCTCAAATCAGGTTAG
- a CDS encoding LysE family translocator: MAFFALVGGITPGPVNVIASSLGARWGWSAAWPHVLGASLGYCAMVGAMGSGLQLALAQRPELAHYTQWLGATYLLYLAFRIGTSEPSGAMDSSPSKSVRPTRPQALWGGFLTQTLNPKGWLVAMSGVGMFVAGSADETLYLQVFCVISFMACFVAVSAWAGLGLAIKEWMADPQHQRWFNRACGLALAACVWPMVSAA; encoded by the coding sequence ATGGCTTTTTTTGCACTGGTGGGCGGAATCACGCCCGGCCCCGTCAACGTGATTGCATCGAGCCTAGGTGCAAGGTGGGGTTGGAGTGCCGCTTGGCCACACGTTCTAGGTGCGTCGCTTGGCTACTGCGCCATGGTCGGGGCCATGGGCTCTGGCTTACAGCTCGCGCTGGCCCAGCGTCCAGAACTGGCGCATTACACCCAATGGTTGGGCGCAACCTATTTGCTGTACTTGGCTTTCCGCATCGGAACCTCTGAACCCTCAGGCGCAATGGACTCCAGCCCCAGCAAATCCGTGCGCCCCACTCGACCGCAAGCCCTATGGGGTGGCTTCTTGACCCAAACCCTCAACCCCAAAGGTTGGCTGGTGGCCATGTCAGGCGTGGGTATGTTTGTCGCGGGCTCAGCAGACGAAACACTCTACTTGCAGGTGTTTTGCGTGATTTCGTTCATGGCTTGCTTTGTAGCAGTCTCCGCCTGGGCGGGTTTGGGGCTTGCGATCAAAGAGTGGATGGCCGATCCGCAGCACCAACGTTGGTTCAATCGCGCGTGCGGTCTAGCACTTGCAGCATGCGTTTGGCCCATGGTCAGCGCGGCCTAA
- the argF gene encoding ornithine carbamoyltransferase: MSPLHNGIPSTLPQGAPPVRHYLQFSDFKTEEYHYLLERAAFIKAKFKKFERHHPLVDRTLAMIFEKASTRTRVSFEAGMYQLGGSVVHLTTGDSQLGRAEPIEDSARVISRMTDIVMIRTYEQSKLERFAAHSRVPVINGLTNEFHPCQILADIFTYIEHRGPIEGKTVAWVGDGNNMANTWLQAAASLGFHLRVSTPSGYEVNEKTAVRPDSMGAGSYQTYSNPMDACRGADLVTTDVWTSMGFEAENEVRRAAFAKWCVSQEMMAVAAPNALFMHCLPAHRGEEVEAEVIDGPQSVVWDEAENRMHVQKALMEYLLLGRQ; the protein is encoded by the coding sequence ATGAGCCCCCTGCACAACGGCATTCCCAGCACCCTGCCCCAAGGCGCGCCACCGGTGCGCCACTACCTGCAGTTCTCAGACTTCAAGACCGAGGAGTACCACTACCTGCTGGAGCGCGCGGCCTTTATCAAAGCCAAGTTCAAGAAGTTCGAGCGCCACCACCCTCTGGTAGACCGCACCTTGGCCATGATTTTTGAAAAGGCTTCTACCCGCACCCGCGTGAGTTTTGAGGCGGGCATGTACCAACTGGGCGGCAGTGTGGTGCATCTCACCACGGGCGACAGCCAGTTGGGCCGCGCAGAGCCCATCGAAGACAGCGCGCGCGTTATCAGCCGCATGACCGATATCGTGATGATCCGCACGTATGAGCAGTCCAAGCTAGAGCGCTTTGCGGCCCACAGCCGGGTGCCGGTCATCAACGGTCTGACCAATGAGTTCCACCCCTGCCAAATCTTGGCGGATATCTTCACCTATATCGAGCACCGTGGTCCCATCGAAGGCAAGACCGTGGCTTGGGTCGGCGATGGCAACAACATGGCCAACACCTGGCTGCAAGCGGCCGCCAGCTTGGGCTTTCACTTGCGCGTCAGCACACCCAGTGGCTATGAAGTGAATGAAAAAACAGCCGTTCGCCCAGATAGCATGGGCGCAGGCAGCTACCAAACCTATAGCAACCCCATGGATGCCTGCCGCGGTGCCGACCTGGTCACCACCGACGTGTGGACCAGCATGGGTTTTGAAGCTGAGAACGAAGTGCGCCGCGCCGCGTTCGCCAAATGGTGTGTGAGCCAAGAGATGATGGCCGTCGCAGCACCCAATGCCTTGTTCATGCACTGCCTGCCTGCCCACCGTGGCGAAGAGGTGGAAGCTGAAGTCATAGACGGCCCGCAAAGCGTGGTGTGGGACGAAGCAGAAAACCGCATGCACGTGCAAAAGGCTTTGATGGAATACCTGTTGCTGGGCCGCCAGTAA
- a CDS encoding aspartate aminotransferase family protein, whose protein sequence is MTAVSSPVAPSSPHVMNTYGRLPIALSHGQGCRVWDTNGREYLDALGGIAVNTLGHNHPKLVPALQDQLTKLIHTSNYYHIPLQEELASLLVARSGMSNVFFCSTGLEANEAALKLARKFGHDKGIERPEVVVYEKAFHGRSIATLSATGNPKVQAGFGPLVEGFIRVPVNNIDALKAATEGNPNVVAVFFEAIQGEGGVNPMHMDYLRDVRALCDQRDWLLMIDEVQCGMGRTGKWFAHQWAGIKPDVMPLAKGLGSGVPVGAVVVGPKAATIFQPGNHGSTFGGNPLAMRAGVETIRIMEEEGLLANAERVGAYLKAALEKALATELANGGVKDIRGQGLMLGIDLNKPCGALVQRAVDAGLLISVTADSVIRLVPPLILTTAEADQIVSILSPLVSAFLKEAA, encoded by the coding sequence ATGACCGCCGTTTCGTCCCCCGTCGCACCCTCTTCACCGCATGTGATGAACACCTATGGCCGCCTGCCCATCGCGCTCAGCCATGGCCAAGGTTGCCGAGTATGGGATACCAACGGCCGCGAGTACTTAGACGCGCTGGGCGGCATTGCCGTTAACACCTTGGGGCACAACCACCCCAAGCTCGTACCTGCACTGCAAGACCAACTCACCAAGCTCATCCACACGTCCAATTACTACCACATCCCTCTTCAAGAGGAACTTGCCAGCTTGTTGGTAGCACGCTCAGGCATGAGCAACGTGTTCTTCTGCTCCACGGGCCTAGAAGCCAACGAAGCGGCGCTCAAGCTCGCTCGCAAGTTTGGCCACGACAAAGGCATTGAGCGCCCCGAAGTGGTGGTGTACGAGAAAGCATTCCATGGCCGTTCCATCGCCACGCTGAGCGCCACGGGCAACCCCAAAGTACAAGCGGGGTTTGGTCCTTTGGTGGAAGGCTTCATCCGCGTGCCTGTCAACAACATTGATGCGCTCAAGGCGGCTACTGAAGGTAACCCCAACGTGGTGGCCGTGTTCTTCGAGGCTATTCAAGGCGAAGGCGGCGTGAACCCCATGCACATGGACTACCTGCGCGACGTGCGCGCCCTGTGCGACCAGCGCGACTGGCTCTTGATGATCGACGAGGTGCAATGCGGCATGGGCCGCACTGGCAAGTGGTTTGCCCACCAATGGGCGGGCATCAAGCCTGATGTCATGCCGCTGGCCAAAGGCTTGGGCTCTGGCGTGCCGGTGGGCGCAGTGGTGGTTGGGCCCAAGGCGGCCACTATCTTCCAACCGGGCAACCATGGCTCTACGTTCGGCGGCAATCCATTGGCTATGCGTGCGGGCGTGGAGACCATCCGCATCATGGAAGAAGAAGGCTTGTTGGCCAATGCCGAGCGCGTGGGCGCCTACTTGAAGGCTGCGCTAGAAAAAGCGCTGGCCACCGAACTTGCTAACGGCGGGGTCAAAGACATTCGCGGGCAAGGCCTGATGCTGGGCATTGACCTGAATAAGCCGTGTGGTGCCTTGGTGCAACGTGCAGTAGATGCGGGCTTGCTCATCAGCGTCACCGCCGACAGCGTGATTCGCTTGGTACCGCCGCTGATTTTGACGACTGCAGAAGCAGACCAAATCGTCAGCATTTTGAGCCCCTTGGTCAGCGCATTTTTGAAGGAAGCAGCATGA
- a CDS encoding DUF3579 domain-containing protein: MVSTASKELYILGLTRQGKTFRPSDWAERLAGVMSQFRPGGPQPGSHLGYSPWCVPTSFGQVKCVIIHPDLRDYDVLAWDFCLNFAKDNELQVSDTRPDASGAIPKANA, from the coding sequence ATGGTTTCCACCGCTTCAAAAGAACTCTACATACTGGGATTGACCCGCCAAGGCAAAACCTTCCGTCCAAGTGATTGGGCAGAGCGTTTGGCCGGTGTCATGAGCCAGTTTCGCCCCGGTGGGCCTCAGCCTGGTAGCCATTTAGGGTATTCCCCATGGTGTGTGCCTACCTCGTTCGGGCAGGTGAAGTGCGTGATCATTCACCCTGATTTACGTGACTACGACGTACTCGCTTGGGACTTCTGCCTTAATTTCGCCAAAGACAACGAGCTGCAAGTGAGTGACACCCGCCCTGACGCTTCTGGAGCTATTCCCAAAGCCAATGCATAA
- the rpsT gene encoding 30S ribosomal protein S20, which translates to MASGKPKKKNPRLASGRKRVRQDIKINAANTSLRSKYRTAVKNVEKAVIAGDKTKAAELFAKMQAVVDTVADKGIFHKNKAARDKSRLATKVKALALAA; encoded by the coding sequence ATGGCATCTGGAAAACCAAAGAAAAAGAACCCGCGCCTCGCGTCGGGCCGTAAACGCGTCCGTCAGGACATCAAAATCAATGCAGCAAACACTTCTTTGCGTTCCAAGTACCGTACTGCGGTCAAGAACGTTGAAAAAGCAGTGATCGCTGGCGACAAGACCAAAGCAGCTGAATTGTTTGCGAAGATGCAAGCCGTGGTTGACACCGTGGCTGACAAAGGCATTTTCCACAAGAACAAGGCAGCCCGCGACAAGAGCCGTTTGGCTACCAAGGTGAAAGCCTTGGCACTCGCAGCCTAA
- the murJ gene encoding murein biosynthesis integral membrane protein MurJ translates to MSLIKSASTVSLWTLVSRITGLVRELLVASTFGASAMTDAFNVAFRIPNLFRRLFAEGAFSQAFVPVLAASKAQHGDDATKLLIDRVATLLAWALVFTCVIGVVMAPLLVYAMASGLQKNPQGYHAAVQLTRYMFPYIGFMSMVALASGVLNTWKRFAVPAATPVLLNVSMIGAAWLLAPWFRTHGIEPIFAMGVGVMAGGVLQLAVQIPALRSLGLLPRLGFHWRDLKAAWADPGSQRILKLMAPALLGVSVAQISLLINTQIASHLPTGSVSWLTFADRLMEFPTAMLGVALGVVLMPQLAGAKAAGDAQTYSALLDWGLRIVVFLAVPCALGLLIFAKPLVAVLYHYGAFSAVDVQQTSLALMGWGVGLIGIVAIKVLAPGYYASQDIRTPVRIAIVVLAITQLLNLLFVPWFQHAGLSLSIGVGAMINALWLLIGLVRRKSYQPQPGWFIFVLQVLAASALLAFYLMWVGNSFDWVAMRSESLKRVGLLVLCVLGAAGVYFGAIWATGLNPRQFLRR, encoded by the coding sequence GTGAGCCTCATTAAATCTGCTTCTACCGTATCCCTTTGGACGCTTGTGTCACGCATTACCGGCTTGGTTCGGGAGCTGCTCGTGGCCTCGACCTTTGGCGCCAGCGCGATGACCGACGCGTTCAACGTGGCGTTTCGCATTCCCAACCTGTTCAGGCGACTGTTTGCGGAAGGTGCTTTCAGCCAAGCGTTCGTGCCAGTGCTCGCAGCGTCCAAAGCACAGCATGGCGACGACGCGACCAAACTCTTGATTGACCGAGTGGCGACCCTGCTCGCTTGGGCACTGGTGTTCACCTGCGTCATCGGCGTGGTGATGGCGCCCTTGCTGGTGTACGCCATGGCCAGCGGGTTGCAAAAAAACCCACAAGGCTACCACGCTGCAGTGCAGTTAACCCGCTATATGTTCCCTTATATCGGGTTCATGTCTATGGTGGCTTTAGCGTCAGGCGTGCTCAACACCTGGAAGCGTTTTGCAGTGCCAGCTGCTACTCCTGTGCTTTTAAATGTGTCCATGATCGGTGCCGCCTGGTTATTGGCACCTTGGTTCAGAACCCACGGCATTGAGCCTATTTTTGCCATGGGTGTTGGCGTGATGGCGGGTGGAGTGCTCCAGCTTGCCGTACAGATACCCGCATTGCGCAGTTTGGGTCTTTTGCCACGGTTGGGCTTTCACTGGCGTGATCTGAAAGCTGCCTGGGCTGACCCTGGCAGCCAGCGGATTCTCAAGCTCATGGCCCCAGCCCTTTTGGGGGTGAGCGTGGCCCAGATATCGCTTCTCATAAACACCCAAATTGCCTCCCATCTTCCGACGGGGAGTGTCAGCTGGTTGACTTTTGCCGACCGGCTTATGGAGTTTCCGACCGCGATGCTGGGGGTGGCTTTGGGTGTCGTTTTAATGCCGCAACTGGCGGGAGCTAAGGCTGCGGGTGATGCGCAAACGTACTCGGCGCTCTTGGATTGGGGCTTGCGTATTGTGGTTTTTCTGGCAGTCCCGTGTGCGTTGGGCCTGTTGATTTTTGCAAAGCCTCTGGTTGCCGTTTTGTACCACTACGGGGCTTTTTCTGCAGTGGATGTGCAGCAAACCAGCTTGGCCTTGATGGGGTGGGGTGTGGGCTTGATCGGAATTGTTGCGATCAAAGTGTTGGCGCCTGGCTACTATGCTAGCCAAGACATTCGCACACCGGTCCGCATTGCTATCGTGGTGTTGGCAATCACCCAATTGTTGAATTTGCTTTTTGTGCCCTGGTTTCAGCATGCAGGCTTGTCCTTGTCTATAGGCGTTGGCGCAATGATCAACGCACTGTGGCTGTTAATTGGCTTGGTTCGCAGAAAAAGCTACCAACCTCAGCCAGGGTGGTTTATCTTTGTGCTTCAGGTTCTTGCGGCTAGTGCCTTGCTTGCGTTCTATCTCATGTGGGTTGGCAACAGCTTCGACTGGGTTGCCATGCGCAGCGAGAGTTTGAAGCGAGTAGGTCTACTCGTACTATGTGTATTGGGGGCCGCGGGCGTTTACTTTGGTGCTATCTGGGCGACGGGGCTTAACCCACGGCAGTTTTTGCGCCGCTAA
- a CDS encoding SirB1 family protein: MQLSLTPPSPIAYFSTLTGGDDDFPLLEAAVSLAQDTQPDLDVQGVLLEVDAWGARVAQRLAADAGPLQRLKVLNQFFYKEMGFANNLNDFYNPSNSFVHTLMESRRGIPISLAVLWMELAQGVGLSVKGIAFPGHFLVKVMLPMGQAVIDPVDGQSLSRERLSEMLEPFRPVSGWDADADVPLGAYLRGAKPRDILARMLHNLKEIYKSESQWPQLLAVQERLVVLLPKASTELRDRGLVHAKLGNTAQALKDLEAYLQASEIGVDFGSISHQVETLRSL; the protein is encoded by the coding sequence ATGCAGCTGTCGCTAACCCCGCCTAGCCCGATCGCGTATTTTTCTACGCTCACGGGCGGTGACGATGACTTTCCCCTGCTGGAAGCGGCTGTGAGTTTGGCACAGGATACGCAGCCTGATTTAGATGTGCAGGGCGTTTTGCTGGAGGTTGACGCATGGGGCGCGCGTGTTGCCCAGCGCCTTGCCGCCGATGCAGGTCCCCTGCAACGACTCAAAGTCCTCAACCAGTTCTTTTACAAGGAAATGGGGTTTGCCAACAACCTCAATGATTTTTACAACCCTTCCAATAGTTTTGTCCACACCCTGATGGAGTCGCGCAGGGGGATTCCAATCTCTCTTGCCGTGCTATGGATGGAGCTAGCGCAGGGGGTGGGCTTGTCTGTCAAGGGAATCGCCTTTCCGGGACATTTTTTGGTCAAGGTAATGCTTCCCATGGGGCAGGCGGTCATTGACCCAGTCGATGGCCAGTCCCTAAGTCGTGAGCGCTTGAGCGAGATGTTAGAGCCGTTCAGACCCGTCAGCGGTTGGGATGCGGATGCAGATGTTCCGCTGGGTGCCTACTTACGAGGGGCCAAGCCGAGGGACATCTTGGCGCGCATGCTGCACAACCTGAAAGAAATCTACAAGTCTGAATCGCAATGGCCGCAGCTGTTGGCTGTGCAAGAGCGTTTGGTCGTGCTTTTGCCCAAGGCAAGTACCGAATTGCGTGACCGTGGCTTGGTCCATGCCAAGTTGGGCAACACAGCGCAAGCCCTCAAGGATTTGGAAGCGTACCTACAAGCATCTGAAATTGGCGTCGACTTTGGTTCTATCAGCCACCAAGTAGAAACTTTGCGCAGCCTGTAA
- a CDS encoding ParA family protein, which yields MPVIAVINRKGGSGKSTLATHLAAWMAHHGLSVMLGDVDRQQSTRAWLKRRAPELPPIMPWTIDQKNVLKVPTGVTHVVLDTPGGIHGFELAKVVMSADAIIMPVCQSMFDRESAQACHAELSVLPRVASGRCRLGVVGMRIDARTKAGDSLQEWAKGLNVPFVGVLRETQLYVKCLDTGQTLFDVKGFAGSVDQLQWEPILEWIRPAAKLLPAPQPSELFAVNAPVHEPAKRPHTPRPASLMPAQESFVHGDRLGIIASAKPPSQADLAPHDDLSFGRHSHDAARFTAPQFPLRH from the coding sequence ATGCCGGTGATTGCAGTCATTAATCGCAAAGGTGGCAGTGGCAAAAGCACGCTAGCCACCCACTTAGCGGCGTGGATGGCCCACCATGGGCTCTCTGTGATGTTGGGGGACGTCGATCGTCAACAGTCAACGCGCGCGTGGCTCAAGCGCCGCGCTCCTGAACTTCCCCCCATCATGCCTTGGACTATTGACCAAAAAAACGTGTTGAAGGTACCGACGGGGGTCACCCATGTGGTGCTCGATACACCGGGTGGCATCCACGGGTTTGAATTGGCTAAAGTGGTCATGTCTGCCGATGCCATCATCATGCCGGTTTGCCAGTCCATGTTTGATCGCGAGTCGGCGCAGGCCTGCCATGCAGAGCTGTCTGTGTTACCGCGTGTAGCCTCGGGGCGCTGCAGACTCGGGGTAGTGGGCATGCGCATTGATGCCCGCACCAAGGCTGGCGACAGCCTGCAGGAATGGGCCAAAGGTCTCAACGTTCCCTTTGTGGGGGTTTTGCGAGAAACCCAGCTCTATGTGAAATGCTTGGACACCGGGCAGACGCTTTTCGATGTCAAAGGATTTGCAGGCAGCGTGGACCAATTGCAATGGGAGCCCATTTTGGAATGGATTCGGCCAGCGGCGAAACTCTTGCCAGCGCCACAGCCAAGCGAACTTTTTGCGGTCAACGCTCCTGTGCATGAACCTGCAAAGCGGCCCCATACTCCACGACCCGCAAGTCTGATGCCTGCCCAAGAGTCATTTGTGCATGGTGATCGACTTGGAATTATTGCTTCGGCCAAACCGCCAAGCCAAGCTGACCTTGCTCCCCATGACGATCTCAGCTTTGGTCGACACAGCCACGATGCGGCGCGCTTTACGGCCCCACAGTTTCCTCTGCGCCACTAA
- the purM gene encoding phosphoribosylformylglycinamidine cyclo-ligase — protein MTQTSAPTPLSYKDAGVDIDAGDALVERIKPLAKKTMREGVLAGIGGFGALFEVPKRYKEPVLVSGTDGVGTKLKLAFEWNMHDTVGIDLVAMSVNDVLVQGAEPLFFLDYFACGKLDVDTAAAVIGGIAKGCELSGCALIGGETAEMPGMYPAGEYDLAGFAVGAVEKSKILTGADVQAGDVVLGLASHGVHSNGFSLVRKCIDRAQAAGSTPDTLDGKPFKEAIMEPTRLYVKNVLAALVAHPIKALAHITGGGLLENIPRVLPEGMAAQLTKGSWPQTELFAWLQTTAGIDDIEMNRTFNNGIGMVVVIGAAEADACAHTLRALGESVYVIGSIAPRDAGAAVIVT, from the coding sequence ATGACCCAAACCTCAGCCCCCACCCCCCTTTCCTACAAAGATGCTGGCGTAGACATTGACGCTGGTGATGCGCTGGTTGAGCGAATCAAGCCGCTTGCCAAAAAGACCATGCGCGAAGGTGTGTTGGCTGGCATAGGCGGCTTTGGTGCCCTGTTTGAAGTACCTAAGCGCTACAAAGAGCCAGTGCTCGTCAGTGGCACCGACGGCGTGGGTACCAAGCTCAAGTTGGCATTCGAGTGGAATATGCACGACACCGTGGGCATAGACCTCGTGGCCATGAGTGTCAACGACGTGCTGGTGCAGGGTGCCGAGCCTTTGTTTTTCTTGGACTATTTTGCTTGCGGCAAGCTGGATGTAGATACCGCAGCCGCGGTAATAGGGGGCATCGCCAAGGGCTGCGAGCTGTCAGGCTGCGCCTTGATCGGTGGCGAAACTGCAGAAATGCCAGGCATGTATCCCGCTGGCGAATACGACTTGGCAGGCTTCGCGGTGGGTGCCGTAGAAAAGTCCAAAATTCTGACAGGCGCAGATGTACAGGCAGGTGACGTGGTGTTGGGCTTGGCCAGCCATGGGGTGCATTCGAACGGGTTTAGCTTAGTCCGCAAGTGCATTGACCGTGCGCAGGCGGCGGGTTCAACGCCCGATACTTTGGACGGAAAGCCTTTCAAAGAAGCCATCATGGAACCGACGCGGCTCTACGTCAAAAACGTGCTGGCGGCCTTGGTGGCGCACCCCATCAAGGCTCTGGCCCACATTACAGGGGGAGGCTTGCTTGAGAACATCCCCCGCGTGCTGCCTGAAGGCATGGCAGCCCAACTCACAAAGGGCAGCTGGCCTCAGACTGAGCTTTTTGCGTGGCTGCAAACCACTGCTGGCATTGACGATATTGAGATGAACCGTACGTTCAATAACGGCATTGGCATGGTCGTGGTCATAGGTGCCGCTGAAGCCGATGCCTGCGCCCACACTTTGCGTGCGCTGGGCGAGTCTGTTTATGTCATAGGCTCCATTGCGCCGCGTGATGCGGGCGCGGCCGTCATCGTTACCTAA